The sequence below is a genomic window from bacterium.
CAGACCATGACTTCGCTGTCGCCGTGCTCGCCGATGACGTAGCCGTGCACGTTGCGCGGTGCGATGCGGCAGTGCTGGCTGATCAGTTGGCGGAATCGTGCGGTGTCGAGCACCGTGCCCGAGCCGAACACGCGCGAGGGCGGCAGGCAGGAGAGCTTCAGCGCGACGCGCGTCATGATGTCGACGGGATTCGTGACGATCAGGAAGAGCGCTTCGGGGTTGTTGACGGCCAGCCTTGGGAAGAACGTTCGATAGATGTCGACGTTGCGGCGAACGAGATCGAGGCGGGACTCGCCGGGCTTCTGGGCCACGCCGGCGGTGATCACGACCAGGTCGCAATCGGTGAGGTCGGGGAGATCGATAACGCTCAGCGAAACGTTTTTGGAGAACGGGACGCAGTGCTGGAGGTCCATCAATTCGCCTTCGGCGCGACGGCGATCCATATCGACCAGCAGGATCTCGTTCGCGACGCCGGCCTGGATCATCGCATAGGCGGTGGTGGAACCCACGGCGCCGACGCCGACGATGGCAATGCGTTCGATTCCACGACTTGGTTTGGCGAGCATTCACGCCTCCTGACACCGGAATGCCGCCCTCACCCAATTCCCAAAAACGTTGATAGCAATTCCCTCGCCCGCACGGCAAGCGTAAGGCTGAGATCGGTTATTGCTCTTCGGTCGTGCGGATGGATTCGAGTCCGAAGAATTCGGCGCAGGCGGTGTTGCGCCAGTGCTCGGGGTCTTCGGTGATATCGTCGAAGTGAATCGTCTCCGGCTCGTCTTCGATGGGCGCGACGACGAGGTTCATTTCGCCGTTGGCGAGCGCTTCCTCGATACGGGCGTAGCGTGCTTCGAGCAGTTCATCGTACGGGGTGGCCTTGCCGAGCGATTTCGCCGCTTCGATCGGATTGTCCGCCGTGCCGAGCAGACCCGCCAACAGGATCAGTCGTCCCGCCAACTGCACGTGCTTCCAGTGAGGGATTTCTTCGA
It includes:
- a CDS encoding L-lactate dehydrogenase, translated to MLAKPSRGIERIAIVGVGAVGSTTAYAMIQAGVANEILLVDMDRRRAEGELMDLQHCVPFSKNVSLSVIDLPDLTDCDLVVITAGVAQKPGESRLDLVRRNVDIYRTFFPRLAVNNPEALFLIVTNPVDIMTRVALKLSCLPPSRVFGSGTVLDTARFRQLISQHCRIAPRNVHGYVIGEHGDSEVMVWSRAMIGAFHVEEYCRLHGIPFGDDQKREISKDVRRAAYEIIERKGATHFAIGLATVRLAESLSHSQHSLYTVSRQFHGLYGLHEVCLSIPTLISRAGAVEHLELTLAEPEHEKLMESAEVLEEAYRQIGLE